The proteins below come from a single Hemibagrus wyckioides isolate EC202008001 linkage group LG22, SWU_Hwy_1.0, whole genome shotgun sequence genomic window:
- the paip1 gene encoding polyadenylate-binding protein-interacting protein 1, producing MSDNAEGFDRTPGAGRTRGKASGPGQGDSSRPREPELADGEAVFSHCQPLRQPRTALPGPGPGPTPESSDSRVSTLSSSSSNSSSAAAVKPRPGQCAVYESRLSAHAPEFIPSTYTPVQDDVYEEDSYEGYYPEFSLADVVQDILSYLNSSPGSFETDIGNITATLNAWVTTEETLRELVELIFTQSTSMPNFTYTGARLCNFLSHHLTLSPASGNFRQLLLQRCQTEYDQRQQALMGDEETQRKFHTYVLFLGELYLNLEVKSVKGTMSRAEVLLNALKALMDALFSQPKDRNLICAVKLLKLTGSVLEDAWKQSGKSHMDELIKKIEEILLDAQCSRDVRQMLLKLVELRSSNWGRVHAAAAHNEATPDNDPNYYMNEPTFYTADGTPFTAADPDYSEKYQEILDREDYFPEFFEENGNEALYGEEDEMEPEMEEAFEKFCLETERQKQ from the exons ATGTCTGATAACGCGGAGGGGTTTGACCGGACTCCCGGAGCGGGCCGGACCCGGGGGAAGGCGAGTGGGCCTGGGCAGGGAGACAGCAGCAGACCCCGAGAGCCGGAGCTGGCGGACGGAGAGGCGGTGTTCAGCCACTGTCAGCCTCTCAGACAGCCGCGGACTGCTCTACCGGGACCGGGACCGGGACCCACCCCCGAGAGCTCAG ACAGCAGAGTGTCCACCTTGTCGTCCAGCTCGTCTAACAGCAGCAGCGCAGCAGCAGTGAAACCTCGGCCCGGTCAGTGTGCAGTGTACGAGTCCAGACTGTCAGCACACGCCCCCGAGTTCATCCCCTCCACCTATACACCTGTCCAG gACGATGTGTATGAGGAGGACAGTTATGAAGGTTACTACCCTGAGTTCTCTCTGGCGGATGTGGTACAGGACATCCTCAGCTACCTGAACTCGTCCCCAGGCTCGTTTGAGACGGACATCGGGAACATCACGGCCACGCTGAACGCCTGGGTGACCACGGAGGAGACTCTGAGGGAGCTGGTGGAGCTCATCTTCACACAG TCCACTTCCATGCCTAACTTCACCTACACGGGCGCTCGACTCTGCAACTTCCTGTCTCATCACCTCACGCTGAGTCCAGCCAGCGGAAACTTCCGGCAGCTGCTACTCCAACG gtgtcagACCGAGTATGATCAGAGACAGCAGGCCCTGATGGGTGATGAGGAAACTCAGAGGAAGTTTCACACTTATGTTCTGTTTCTAGGAGAACTCTATCTAAACCTTGag gTGAAGAGTGTGAAGGGCACCATGTCTCGGGCGGAGGTCCTCCTCAATGCACTGAAGGCCCTGATGGACGCACTCTTCTCTCAGCCCAAAGACAGAAACCTCATCTGTGCGGTCAAGCTGCTGAAG ctcacAGGTTCAGTTCTGGAGGATGCGTGGAAGCAGAGTGGAAAGTCTCACATGGACGAACTGATCAAGAAAATCGAGGAAATCTTACTGGACGCTCAGTgtagccg tgatgtgAGACAGATGTTGTTGAAGCTGGTGGAGTTGAGATCGAGTAACTGGGGCAGAGTTCATGCAGCAGCAGCTCACAACGAGGCCACGCCCGACAACGACCCCAACTACTACATg aatgaACCCACTTTCTACACTGCAGATGGAACTCCATTCACAGCTGCTGAcccag attaCTCGGAGAAATACCAGGAGATTTTAGATCGAGAGGATTACTTCCCAGAGTTCTTTGAGGAAAACGGAAATGAAGC gctgtACGGTGAGGAGGACGAGATGGAGCCGGAGATGGAGGAGGCGTTTGAGAAGTTCTGT